In Chlorocebus sabaeus isolate Y175 chromosome 2, mChlSab1.0.hap1, whole genome shotgun sequence, the genomic stretch GCCCTGCCTGGCCTCTGCCCCAGTGTTCCAGAGGGTGGCTCACCCCACACCCCGGCACCTCCCTTCAAGGCTCTTCCTAAAACTGCCCCTCATCAGAGGCCACTGCCCCCCACCAAGGGCAGGGCCTGTCCTCTGTGGCTCCACCCACCAGGCACAGGTGGGACCTGCTGTGGGCACCCACCCAAGGGAGGGGGGAAGCCAAGACCCAGCCTGCCTGTTGCTGCCCTTGCACCCTGCCCTGGGCATTGTACATGGTACAGTGGAGGGTACCGCCCTGAAGGATACAGTGGTGGTTCTTGCAGCCCAAAGCCACATTGCTCGAGCCTCAGTGGTGGTGGCAGGGGACTGCCTCCTCAGCCCCAGCCAGAGCCCCAGGGACATGGCTTCTGTCTTAACCCACAGCTTAAAGCGGGAGATGCGGAGCCTGTCGGAGGAGTGCAGCCTGGAGCCCGTGACGGTGGCCATGGCCTACGTGTACTTTGAGAAGCTGGTCCTGCAGGGCAAGCTCAGCAAACAGAACCGCAAGCTGTGCGCCGGCGCCTGCGTGCTGCTGGCCGCCAAGATCAGCAGTGACCTGCGCAAGAGCGGCGTGAAGCAGCTCATCGATGTGAGTGCTGGGTTCGGCAGGTGCTGCAGGCAGGGTCATGACATCCAGCCAGGGCCACTGCTGAGATGGGGCCGGCTGGGCGGGAAACATGGAAGAGGGAAGGCTCCCATGTAACCCTTCTCTCTCCTTTGCAGAAGTTAGAAGAAAGGTTTCGATTCAACAGGCGTGACCTGATCGGGTTTGAGTTCACAGTGCTCGTGGCCTTGGAGCTGGCCCTGTATCTTCCCGAGAACCAAGTGTTACCTCATTACAGGCGCCTCACCCAGCAGTTCTAGCAGAGGCTCCACAGAAGGCACAGGGCACCGAGGTGCACTTGCTGGCCAGGGAGGTGTCTCACTGAAGCCCCGCGCTGCCTCCTGCCAGTGCCCCCAGCACCCGCCAGCAGGAGGCACCTGGCCTCCGCTGGTACGGCTCTCCTTTTTGCCTCTTTGCTGTTTCCTTGGAAAGTGACGTCGCTGTCATCCCCAAATGCACTGTCCCTCCAAGGGGATTTCTGAGAATTCACCTGAATTTTTACATAACTAAATGTGGGGTTGTTACTGGTATTTTTTTCACGTGCCTCAGACCAGCCTGGCACCAGGATCTTTGGTTCACAGCGTGTAGCAGTGAGCCGCTGCAGTCTGTCTCCCCACGCCTCGCCTTCTGTAAACCACCGCAGCCACCACAGCGTTGGGGTGGAGATCTGGGTTTCTAGACCTCACTGAACACACTGAAATGGCTGAGTTTAACTTATTTAGGCATTCATCTTGGAGATTTGGTTTTTCGGGTGTGGATTCCTCAGCAGCATCTCCCAACATCGACTGTGCCGCTGGCTCCCTGCCACCCAAAGCCGAGTTCCTCCAAAGCTTTCTCCGCCCACCTCACTGCGTCCCAAATGGAGCTTTTGGTGTCCAGTTAAACTAGCGGGAGCAGTCTCCTGATTTATTTTGATCTCATTCTTGGACTCTTGGACCTCTGTTCTTCAAACATCGTGTCACTGTGAAATCCTGACGCCCTTGTGTCCTACAGACCGACAGGGTGCAACAGACAGCTGCCCATCCCATGCCATGCTCTACCCTCTGCCTCTCACCAGGAGACACTCTGGGCCTCCAGGATAATCGCTGCTGGCCGGCTCTTATTTTTCTAAGCAATATTGTGAtggagaaaaataacatatttattggGATTTGGTTTTTTGGGTCTTTTTTAAGGGAACAAAAAATGGTTAAATGAGGTCTGCTAAAGTTGACCTGAAAACACTTGACCCTCAGACAGGAGGGCACTGACCACACCCCACACAACCTCAAAGGGTCAGTGCATCAGTCTTTTTCTTCTGAGGCAGGAAACAGGTGCTGTCTTGGCCACCTCAGCCAGGGCAGCCCACCATGCTAAAAGGACTCCAAGTGGTGGTCAATGTCCCTTCTGTGCAGGGCCCCATCTCTAGCTTTTCCACATCTGTCTGAAGTTCTTGCAACGAATTTTACATGGTCCAGCAATCCAGCTAGCTGCCTCATCAAAACACTGAATAACCAAGGACTGCTGAGTTTTTCTTCATGGGTCAGCTGGTCTCAAAACTGGCCACTGCCTCAGCCACCAAGCTTTTTCCTACCACTACTTTAAACCTCCCTGGCCCTGGAGGGACTCTGGGATGACTTTGTCTCTAGCCCATTACAATACATTCTGTGCTGTTTGTGCCCACTGGTGCTTCTGCAGAAAGGGGATGCCAATTCTGGTGATCACAGAACTCCACCAGCAACTCCACCTGACCCCAGCAGTGGTGCAGGACAGCTGCCAGCACCCACCTGGCCCTCCTTTTCCACAGCCACTCACTGGGGTTGAGACCCAGAGATGGCTGGTGTGTAGGAGAGACTGCAGGATGAGGACAAACCAAAGCCTTTGCCCTTATTTACTGTGGAGCATCCCCTTCCATCGAGCAGCCCTCAGGCCAAGGATGACCCCCTGGAACCCAACGTGCACCCAGAGGGGACTCGACTTCCAAGCTGCTCCCCCATGCTGGGTCCCAGGCAGCTTTCCTCTGAAAAGCAACCTCTCCTGCCACCCAGATCCCATCTCAAGAGCTCGCCCATGTTATGAGCATGTAAGGGACTGAATTCCTAGTAACTGTTCCAGTTTACGACCTGCCCTCCAGGGACACACGTCTCCATGGTTCTTTCTACACATGAAAGCAAGAAATGGCTCATAAGCACGGTAATTtaagtgtgtgtatttatgtagtGAAAGTTATTAACCAAACCGGTCTATGTGAAGTGTGAagccttcccttcaaaactatgTCCATTGTCATGATGCCAAGAGCTGCCACTGTGTGGCATTCGAGGATTATTGCAACAAAGCCAGCAGTTAAACCAAACTACACTCTCAGCATATCAGCCCCTAGAACATAGCCAGGTGTCGGGAGCTGAGGTGTTCAGCTGGGCTGTGACTCCACAAAACCAGGCCTGGCGTTGCTTCCTCGTTGGTAGCAGCTGTGGATGTCAGTGTGCACAAGCGAGTCTCTGACCTCAGAACGTTTGAGTCATTTTATCTTAGATGTTTCTAAATGGATAATGTATCCTTTAAACCTCGGTTTTGCAATACGTTTCACAGCTTGTCTCCTTTCAACTAACTGGGTACCGTACCCCACCCTTGTCACCCATTGACAGCAAAACCTCAACCCTGGGCCTAGAGACACAGAATGAACCTGCACAGGTAGGTTTTCACTGTTTATTTATGACAAATAGTCCACTTCCATGATTCTCTCCAGTCAAAAGTTCCTAGAACCAGGAGAAAAGGACAACGTTAGGACCACGTCTCTGGAGCAGCCCTAGTCCACTCACTCTGCCCAAATGTGAGCCCCCCAACCTTACTTTGAGACGATGCCGTCGGCCTTGGCCAATCGGAGAATGGAATCATCTGACTcacccttaaaaaaaaacacacactgagAATATTTCCACTCCGGCTGCTTGAGATGGCAAATCAGCTGCGCCCCCAGCCCATGTCTCTCCCCCGCTGAGCAAATGGAAACAGGCACAGAAGGGGAACCACCTCTCCCGAGGGGCAGCCTCCAGCCTGACTATGGTGTGAGATGGGGGAGACCTCCTAGTGGGAGGCAGGGTCTGCTGCCTGAGTGTTTTCTCAGAGCACCCCTCTTCCACCCCCAAGACGCAGCAGGCAGCCAGCCCAGTCCAGCTGGCTCAAACTACTCGCCAGCAAATCTATTCAGGCACCGTCACACACTCAAATGCGCAGGGTAAAGTCCACGATGTCCCGAAGTGATGAGCAAAGCCCAGGGAACACTCACCATCCTACGAATGGCCCCGCAGATAGCGTACGTTTTAAACTGGCCATTAAACCTGCCTGTGACCTTGTCAACCTAGAAAGAGAAGGAGGATCAGAAACACTCCCCCAAGTGTGGGAAACACCAATCCTCAAAGCCAGTCTCTGCCTTACGTTCACCCTAGGGGCTCCTCCACAATGGGGCAGGCCTGCCTTTCCCGGCACACACATCCCAACCTTCCCGCCTCCCGGGCTCCCAGCTCACCTCGGCCACGTTCATCTGGATGGATGCGTGGTCCTTGGCACCGATGATGCGGTTGCTAGCGGAGCTGTGGAGAAAGGCAGCAGTGAGCAGAAGGGACATGGggggtaaaaatgaaaaagaggacgTGGAGGGTTGGGAGGATCTGCATGGAAAAGAGGAACGTCCGGGGAAGGATACGTGAGGGACGTGGCGGGGTAAGGACAGCAGGGGTGTGGGGGGACAAGGGCAGGCGAGGGGACGTGGTGGTTGGGTAAAAACGGAAGAGGGGCATGTGGGGGGCGCAGTGAGCCGGGCGTGGGGAGGGCGCTCACCATTTCCGCGGCACGTACAGGTCCACGAACTCGCCGGCGTCGTTCTGCATCTCGAGGCTGAGCCTGCGGAGTCACCGCGCGGCGCCGTGAGGACGGCCGGAACCGTGCCCCGGCTCCCGGCGCAAACCCGCCCCTAGGGTCACGGCCGCAGCCGCACACCACACCCCGCACCCCGTCCTCCCCGTCCAAGCCCCCGCTTCCGCCCCAGCCCCAACCCTGAGCCCGACGCCAGCGCCGCGCGCCACACCTGCTGTCACCACACCGCGcgcgagagagaaagaaagcgGCTAGTTACCCGGCAGAAATATCGGCGGGCAAGGCGGGGCCTCGGCGAGCGCTTCCGGGTCACGCCGCCACAGCGAGTCTGCGCGGTGCGTTCTTGCCGGCCGACGCCCTGACGCACTTCCGTTTCCGGCGGAGGAGGCGCTAGGATCCGCCCTACTGAACCTGGGGCGCGGGGCGTCGTTGCGGGTGGTCGTCCTGTGTGGCGTCTTAGCCTAGCCCGTGGGTTGTGCCCCACGGACGCAGTCGACCCCTGTGAGCGCCTCGGGAGCCCCGAATGAGCAGCTGGGAGAAGGGGCGGGGACTGAGCCTCGCTAACCGCTGCCGACCTGGCGAGAGATACGGGCGTACCCCCCCATAGTGCGCCTCCAGCGCCCCCGATCCCCTCACCCTGCGGCCACCTGGGGCGTGGGGCGGTGCTCCTGCCCAGGCACGGAGCCTCTGCGAGCGGAGGCGTGCTCCCGTGGTGCCTGCTGTTCACACTCCCTCGGGCCGGTGGGCGAAGGACACCCGCAGGAACTCGGCAGAAGAGAAATTCAGACGGTTCCTGAGGGTAGGAAAAGGTCCCGGCCCACCGCGGGGTCGGAAGCACCCGACCGCTCTGCCATCCCGTGTTTCACCAGTCAGACCCCCAGGGCAGTGCATGGGAAGCAGAATGCAAACTGGGGCACCGTTTCCCTGAAGCATTTTGGCCGCATTTGTCATAGTGCTAGAGGTGCATACTCTTGGACCCCGCAAATCCGCTCCTGGGAATTTGCTCCAAGGAAGTAAAGATGATACAAAGATGGACCCACGAAGTGTGGTCGTTGGTTATGGGTGGGTTCTTGAGGAAGGCCTTGTTAGCGGCCTGAACCCTGTTGCCAGGGTTCATGTCTGTGTGTGGGTTGCCCAGCGAGGCCTTAGTGGTAAAGAGATTCTCTCTGGCTGAAAAGCCAGAGACAGGGGCAGCCAGAGGACTAGAAGGGACAGAATAGCAGAAGGAACTCCCGAGGTCTGCAGAGGGTCTTCCTTGAGTGGTCAGGAGAGTACTGTCAGTACATTTCCTAGAGGCTGGGGAAAAAAACATCCAGAAAGATTACTCAGTGCTTACACGGGACTGGAAATAGTACTTGCTTTCCTCAACTTTTCCAAACTGACAATCACAAGACATTGGATGGAGTACTCAGAAAGGTCTTGCCTCAGTCATGGGGAATAATTATCCCTGCCCTGAATGTTTCCCAGGTCCCACCTAAGAAATCATAAAGGCAAGACCTGAAAGAATCagactgccgggcgcggtggctcaagcctgtaatcccagcactttgggaggcagagacgggcggatcacgaggtcaagcgatcgagaccatcctggttaacacggtgaaaccccgtctccactaaaaaatacaaaaaactagccgggcgtgatggcgggcgcctgtagtcccagctactcgggaggctgaggcaggagaatggcgtgaacccggaaggcggagcttgcagtgagctgagatctggccactgcactccagcctgggcgacagagcgagactctgcctcaaaaaaaaaaagaatcagactgCTTCCAAGTAATGTAATTGCATTCCAGAAAAAAAGCTGAAGAATATTCATAGGAATACAGTAGTATCAAGCACTCAGTAAGGTAAAACTCACATTGTGGCATCCAGTCAAAGACTGCCAGGCAtttaaagaagcagaaaaatatggCCTGTAATGAAAAAAAAGCAATCAATGGAAATTGTTCCAGAACTAAAACATGCTAGAATTAGCAGATAAGGCCATTATTATAACAGTTTTTATATAACACTCTCCATACAGTGAAAAAAATTTTAGCAGAGAAGTAAAAAAGatccagggccaggcatggtggttcatgcctgtaatcccagcactttgggaggccaaggcgggtggatcacatgaggtcaggagttcaagaccagcctgaccagctaggtgaaaccccaactctagtaaaaatacaaaaatgagctgggcgtggtggtgtgcacctgtaatctcagctagactcgggaggctgaggcaggagaatcacttgaacctgggaggcagaggttgcagtgagccgagatggtgccattgtactccagcgtggacaacaagagcaaaactccatctcaaaaaaaaaggatctcAGTTATGGTAATAGATATGAATTTCCTCAGCTGCTGCTAAAGTGGGGAGCAGGGAAGCCAAGGCTGTGCTGGGGTGAGGCCCTCATTTCATCCCGCACTTAGCACCgcagccagcagccagcagccagcagccCCACAAGCCTGTGTCTTGGTCTCTATCCAAGCTTGCCTGCATCTACGCAGCCCTCATCCTGCATGACAGTGAAGTGACTGTCACAGAGGACAGGATCAATGCCCTCACTGAAGCAGCTAGTGTAAATGTCAAACCTTTCTGGCCTGGCCAGTGTCACCATCAGGAACCTCACTGGCAGTGTGGGAACTGTTGAGCCTGTTCCAGCGGTTGGTGCTGCCCCAGcaggagatcctgtctcttccACCACagctgcctgagctcaggagaagaaaagagaaagaagaatctgAGGGGTCTGTTGAGGACATGGGCTTTTGTCTTTCTCACTAAACTTCTTTTGAAACATGTTCAGTAATAAGTTGCACTCTGAAAAACTAACAGATGTGACAACTACAAtatgaatacaaaaatattataaatgatacaataaaaatatatattatagaaatatataaatgttaaaaatacaataaaaacataagcctgtaatcccggcattttgggaggccgaggcaggcagatcacctgaggtcaggagttcaagaccagcctggccaacatagtgaaaccccggctctactaaaaatacaaaaattagccgggcatggtggcgcgtgcctataatgccagctactcgggcggctgaggcaggagagtcgcttgaagcgaggaggcagaggttgcagtgagccgagatcacaccactgcactccagcctgggtggcagagtgagactagAAAAAAACCGACTTCTGTATACTAGGGAATTTGACAAAGCTGCATACACGCATGTCCAGGACAGGATGGATGCTCTGAGAAGACCACTGGCCGTCTGTACATTCAGTGCAAGCAGGAAGTGAAAGTGGAGCAGAATTATGAATGGCATGCTTAGCCAGCtctggtggcacaaacctgtaattccagctactccggaggctcaggtgggagaactgcttgaacccaggaagcagaggttgcagtgagccaagatcacaccattgcactccagtttgggcaagagtgagactccatctcaaaatttaaaaaaaggtaagCTGCTAATAAAGGAGAGACagatatgtataaataaataaatacatatgtaaggGGCATGCTtaaatgttaagggaagccaggcatggtggctcacacctgtaacctcagcacttagggagtccaaggtgggaggattgcttgagcccaggagtttgaaaccagcctgggaacacatggcaagacttcatctctacaaaaaattttttaaattacggccaggcatggtggctcacacctgtaaatcccagcactttgagaggccgaggcaggtgaatcacctgaggtcaggagttcgagaccagcctagccaacatggcaaaaccctgtctctactaaaaatacaaaaattagctgggcatggtggcacatgcctgtactccaagctacgcaggaggctgaagcaggagaattgcctgaacccaggaggcagaggttgcagtgagccgagatcgtgacactgtactctagtctgggtgacagagtaagattccgtctcaaaaaaaaaatttaaaaattagccaggtgtggtggtgcctgtctgtggtcccagctacttgggagactgagatgggagaatgctTTAGGGTGTCCAAGCTACAGTGAACCCtgttcccaccactgcactctagcctgggtgacagagtgagaccctgtctcaaaaaaaaaaataaaataggccgggcgcggtggctcaagcctgtaatcccagcactttgggaggccgagacgggcagatcacgaggtcaggagatcaagaccatcctggctaacccggtgaaaccccgtctctactaaaaaatacaaaaatctagccgggcgaggtggcgggcgcctgtagtcccagctactcgggaggctgaggcaggagaatggcgtgaacccgggaggcgaagcttgcagtgagctgagatccggccactgcactccagcctgggcgacagagcgaaactccgcctcaaaaaaaaaataaaaataaaaataaaataaaaaaataaataaaataaaataaaaataaaattagccgggcatggtggtgagcgcctgtaatcccagctactcaggaggctgagacacaggaatcacttgagcccaggaggcagaggatgcagtgagccaagatcatgccactattctctagcctgggcaacagaacaagactttgtttcaaaaaacaaaacagggccgggcgcagtggcttatgcttgtaatccagaactttgggaggccgaggcgggcagatcacctgaggtcgggagttcgagaccagcctaaccaacatggagaaaccccatctctactaaaaatacaaaaaaattagctgggcatggtggcgcatgcctgtaatctcagctacttgggaggctgaggcaggagaatcccttgaacctgggaggtagaggttgcagtgagccaagatcgtgccattgcactccagcctgggcaaaaagagcaaaactcagtctaaaagaaagaaaaataaaaataatcaaaataattcacCCTAAAGTGGAAAACCACGTGATCATCTCAAGATCAGGTGATcagagcatttgacaaaatctgacatccattcctgatttttaaaaacagcagctTTCAGCAAAGTAAAGATGGAAGGAAACTTCCTCACCCTGAGAAAGGGCACCTGTGAAAGATACAACCAATGTGTTACTCACAGGTAAAGACAAGATGCTTTCCTAAAGCCAGGAACAATACAAGGATTTCTGCTCtcaccacttccattcaacaCAATACCGGAgattctagccagggcaataagGCAGAGAAGGACAAAAGACAtctagattggaaaggaagaggcCACTGTTCTTAGCAAACAGCATGATcgtttatgtagaaaatccaatTGAACCTACAAAAATGCTAGTCGATTAATGAATGAGTTTACTGAGGCTTCACGATGCAAGAGCAACACACAAACATCAGCTATATTTTAATCAACTagcagtgaaaaactggaaattgaaatttaaaaattaatactatttggctgggcgtggtggttcatgcctgtaatcacagcactttgggaggccaaggcaggtggatcacctgaggtcaggagtttgagaccatcctggctaacacggtgaaaccccatctctactaaaaatacaaaaattagccgtgcatggtggtggacacctgtaatcccagctactcaggaggctgagacgagaatagcttgaacccaggaggcggaggttgcagtgagccgagatcatgccactgcattccagcctggatgacagagtgagactattaaaaaaaaaaaaaaaaaatcagttcttaCTAAATTGATACGCAGAGTCaacacaatcccaatcaaaaccccagcatttttaaaagtttttttaagccgggcacggtggctcacgcctgtaatcccagcactttgggaggctgaggcgggcggatcaccagaggtcgggagttcgagaccagcctgaccaacatggtgaaacccccatctctactaaaaatacaaaaattagccatgcatggtggctggtgcctatagtcccagatacacgggaggctgaggcgggaaaattacttgaatctgggaggcagaggttgcagtgagccaagatcacgccactgcactccagcctatgcaacagagtgagactccatctcaaaaaaaaaaaaaaaaaaattaatatcacttataatggcatttaaaaaaagaaatatgggccgggcgcggtggctcacacctgtaatcccagcactttgggaggccgaggagggcagatcacgaggtcaggagatcgagaccatcctggctaacacagcataaccccgtctactaaaaatacaacagccaggcgtggtggcaagcgcctgtagtcccagctactcaggaggctgaggcaggagaatggcgtgaacctgggtggtggagctcgtagtgagccgagatcacgccactgcactccagcctggttgacagagcgagactccgtctcaaaaaaaaaaaaaaaaaaaaagaaaaaaagtttttttatgtttaattttttggggTACTTAGTGGGTGTGTACATTTATAGGGCAcaggagatattttgatacaggcatgcaatgcatagtaatcacatcaggggaaatggggtgtccatcacctcaagggtttatcctttgtgttacaaataatccagttatactctttttttttttttttttttttttttttttttttttttttgagacggagtcttgctctgtcgcccgggctggagtgcagtggccggatctcagctcactgcaagctccgcctcccgggtttacgccattctcctgcctcagcctgccgagtagcggggactacaggcgcccgccacctcgcccggctagtttttttgtgtttttagtagagacggggtttcactgtgttagccaggatgatctcgatctcctgacctcgtgatccgcccgtctcggcctcccaaagtgctgggattacaggcttgagccaccgcgcccggcccagttatactcttttagtcattttaaaatgtgcaatcaaacactaggtcttgttctttctttcttttttttttttttttttgagacggagtctcgctcttttgcccaggctggagtacagtggcacgaactcggctcactgcaagctccgcctcccgggttcacgccattctcctgcctcagcctcccgagtcaagtagctgggactacaggcgtccgccaccgtgccaggctaattttttgtatttttagtagcgacgggatttcaccgtgttagccaggatggtctgaatctcctgacctgtgatccacccgcctcggcctcccaaagtgctgagattacaggcatgagccaccgcgcccggcctctacttttttttatacccattaatcatccccgtttgccccccacctcccactccactacccttcccagcctctggtaactatctttctactgtctatctccacaaattcagttgttttaatttttagctcccacgaATAAATGAGAACTTGTGA encodes the following:
- the RPS21 gene encoding small ribosomal subunit protein eS21; this translates as MQNDAGEFVDLYVPRKCSASNRIIGAKDHASIQMNVAEVDKVTGRFNGQFKTYAICGAIRRMGESDDSILRLAKADGIVSKNF